In a single window of the Candidatus Celerinatantimonas neptuna genome:
- the fecB gene encoding Fe(3+) dicitrate-binding periplasmic protein → MSLFSFTSFAGTPRVVALEFSFAEDLVAIGITPVGIADDGRPSQLLPALQNLHIQSVGSRAQPNIEAIAALHPTLIIADKNRHSFITDQLRQIAPTLLLASRRANYTENINAAFQIGKSLGLSQKMRQRIKQHRDLFGHLRQQLIPYQHQPILFMISRGPSIFVHSADSYIGGLLTALGLTPAETGFNDSQPSRQISIEQLLAMNPDRLLLGRYGRYSLSQIWKNDPLWHSLPAVQKHHIYTVNGNIWVKGRGLLSSEIMAKRIVGILVHSS, encoded by the coding sequence ATGAGCCTGTTTAGCTTCACGTCATTCGCCGGCACGCCTCGTGTCGTAGCTCTTGAGTTCTCTTTTGCAGAAGATCTTGTTGCTATCGGTATAACGCCTGTAGGTATTGCAGATGACGGGCGACCCAGTCAGCTTCTTCCTGCCCTGCAGAATCTCCACATACAATCTGTCGGAAGTCGGGCCCAGCCCAATATTGAAGCAATTGCTGCTCTGCACCCTACCCTGATTATTGCCGATAAAAACCGGCATTCATTTATCACCGATCAACTGCGACAAATAGCTCCCACTTTATTGCTGGCGTCAAGACGTGCCAACTATACCGAAAATATTAATGCTGCTTTCCAAATTGGAAAATCCTTAGGGTTATCCCAAAAGATGCGTCAAAGAATCAAACAACACCGGGATTTATTTGGCCATCTACGTCAACAATTAATACCTTATCAACATCAGCCTATTCTATTTATGATATCAAGAGGCCCGAGCATTTTTGTTCATTCCGCCGACTCTTATATTGGTGGGCTTTTAACCGCTTTAGGGTTAACTCCGGCAGAAACCGGATTTAATGACAGTCAGCCAAGCCGGCAGATTAGCATCGAGCAGCTTTTAGCCATGAACCCTGATCGATTACTCCTTGGCCGCTATGGTCGTTATTCACTCTCTCAAATCTGGAAAAATGACCCACTCTGGCATAGCCTACCAGCCGTTCAAAAACATCATATCTATACCGTAAACGGAAATATCTGGGTAAAAGGACGTGGGCTTTTAAGCTCTGAAATAATGGCAAAACGTATTGTGGGCATTTTGGTGCATTCATCATGA
- the fecC gene encoding Fe(3+) dicitrate transport system permease protein FecC, with protein MNNHYFAICLGLCSLIILAGILSLTQFSPLSLNIQEAWHVISGQNIQNTVELVIRELRIPRFIAAILIGAALASAGTCMQAITGNPLASPSLFGITAGASLGLVLATILPIWPGWLYDQLISMITAACCWGIIMFLTHTGRQNNSLKLILCGLTVTAFCSAITRVLLLFFESSSHSLLNQLTGNLAGLRAHDVFWLMKIIVPILIILLLISHRLDLLQLGREQAQNLGISFNYWQISLSLLVLVLVSTTVSLCGQFAFVGLLVPHLARFLTGHRHRFMLPVSMLIGANLVSWGDLLGRATNFPAETPAGAVLAIIGAPCLIYLVRRA; from the coding sequence ATGAACAATCATTATTTTGCCATTTGCCTGGGGCTATGTTCACTCATTATCCTTGCCGGTATTTTATCGCTAACCCAATTTTCACCTCTATCATTAAACATACAGGAGGCCTGGCATGTTATAAGTGGTCAAAATATACAAAATACTGTTGAATTAGTCATCCGTGAGTTACGTATTCCCCGTTTTATCGCAGCAATACTCATCGGGGCTGCTTTAGCATCAGCAGGAACGTGCATGCAGGCCATAACAGGTAACCCACTTGCATCACCAAGTTTATTTGGAATCACCGCAGGGGCTTCTCTGGGGCTTGTCTTAGCAACCATTCTTCCGATATGGCCTGGTTGGCTCTATGATCAATTAATTAGCATGATAACCGCTGCCTGCTGCTGGGGAATCATCATGTTTTTAACCCATACAGGCCGACAAAATAATTCTCTGAAACTGATTCTATGCGGATTGACCGTCACCGCTTTTTGCAGTGCTATCACCCGGGTATTACTGCTTTTTTTCGAATCCAGTAGTCACAGTCTACTCAACCAATTAACCGGCAACTTAGCCGGGTTACGTGCACATGATGTGTTCTGGCTCATGAAAATCATCGTTCCTATACTTATCATTCTTCTATTAATCAGTCATCGATTAGATCTTCTTCAACTCGGACGGGAACAAGCTCAGAATTTAGGCATTTCTTTTAACTACTGGCAGATATCATTGAGCCTGCTTGTTCTCGTTTTAGTTTCAACAACTGTAAGCCTCTGTGGTCAGTTTGCCTTTGTCGGTTTATTGGTTCCCCACCTGGCACGGTTTCTAACAGGCCATAGACATCGATTTATGCTACCCGTCTCCATGCTAATCGGAGCAAATTTAGTCAGTTGGGGGGATCTATTGGGTCGAGCAACCAACTTTCCCGCCGAAACGCCTGCCGGGGCAGTATTAGCAATCATTGGCGCTCCCTGTCTAATCTATCTGGTACGTCGTGCATGA